Within Immundisolibacter sp., the genomic segment CCAGTAGATAGGCACGGTTGGCCAGGTGGTTATCCAGCACCTGCATTGGCGTGCCAAGACTGGTCCTGGCCTGCTCGACAGCGGCCGGATTGCGTTGTGCTTCCGGCAGAAACATCATGTTCATCAGCATGGTCACCAGGTGTGACTCGGCCTCGGTCATGGCCCACAGGCTCCACTGGGCAACCTGTCCATGGGCCTGGACGCCAGCGGGCCACAGCGCGCCGGTCTTTTCAGCCAGATACTGGTTGATTGCGAGCGATTCCCAAATGATGTAGCCGTTGTCGTCCAGCACCGGCACATGGCCGTTGGGGTTCAACTTCAACATTTCGGGAGTGCGGCTTTCTCCACGTGGGCTGGTGCCAACGTGCTCGTAGGGCTGACCAATTTCTTCCAGCATCCAGACGCAGCGACCGGCGCGCGAGTAAGCGGCTCCGTAAAGTTTCATGGCGGTTCTCCTCGATGGGGGGGGCGGCCATTTTGGCCTACGCCGGATGATACGCCGTCGGTCCGCGGTTTTGCTCAGCCTGGCAGTGCGCCACGCAGCAGGATGTCCATCATCATGACGTTGTAGCGCTTTGGATCATCTGCAAAGTCTATGTCGGCGAAATGCCGCAGAAACGGACGCGTCTGTGCATAGAACACATTGCTCGCGTTGATCAGCAGCGCCAGCAATGCCGGGTTGACGTCGGCTCGCAGCTGCCCACCTGTCTGGCCAGCGCGAATGATCTCCACCAGGCGATGAAAATTGTTGGAGAAGTCGGCACGGACCGGCTCGATGTCACCATCACCCTGGTCGCTGGTCAGTGCGCGAAGCACCAGCCGGCTCGACATCGGATCTTCGATATAGGCACACAGGCGCTGGCGGGCGTATTCAGAAAGGCGCTCCGGCGTGTCGCCATCCCACTGGGTAACTGCATCGACCGCTTCGGTAAAGGATTGACACGCGGTCTTCAGAACTTCCTGGTACAGGGCGGCCTTGTTCTTGAAATGATGAAAGATGTTGGCCTTGCTGACGCCGGCCCGGTCAGCGATGACGCTGATGGAAGCAGCGTCGTAGCCGAGACTGGAAAAAATCTCCGCCGCCGCCCGGAGGACTCGTAGGGCGGCGGCGGCACAGGTTTTGGGAGGGGGGTTCGTTGTCATTTTTAGGGCAGACTGACCGGGTCAGGGGTAGACCGATCGGTCAGTCAGGGTCATGGTAACCCCGCCGCCCGATCCTGCACAAGGCCGCAACGAAAAAATCACGTGCTTTTGGTAATGGATGTTCAAGAAGCCGCCACCGTGTTGTGCAGGCTGCCGATGCCGTCGATCTCTATCCGTACCTCATCGCCCGGGCGCATCCATAGCGGCGGTTTGCGTGCGGCGCCGACGCCGCTGGGCGTGCCGGTGAGGATCACGCAGCCGGGTTCGAGCGTGCAGTCGGCGCTGAGGAATTCAATCAGTGTCGGGACGTCGAAAATCATGTCGCTGGTGTTGGCCGCCTGTACGGTTTTGCCGTTCAGCACGGTACGGATGTCGAGCGCATTGGGGTTGGGGATGGCGTCAGCGGTAACCAGCACCGGCCCCAATGGGCAGAAGGTGTCGAAGGATTTACCGCGGCAGAACTGACCTCCACCCCATTCCATTTGCCAGTCGCGGGCACTCACGTCATTGGCGCAGGTGTAGCCGAGCACGTAATCGAGGGCATCGGCGGCGCGCACGTTCTTGGCGCGGCGGCCGATCACCACCGCCAGTTCGCACTCGTAATCCACCTTGTGACTGGGCGCATGGGTCGGGATCAGGATGGGCTGGTCGGGATGGTGCAGCGCAGCGCTGGCCTTGATGAACAACACCGGGTATTGGGGGATGGCGGCACCGGTTTCCTCGGCGTGCTTGCGGTAGTTAAGGCCGATGCAATAGATGGTCGGTGGCACTATCGGGGACAGCAGGGCACTGCCCGCGGGTGCCCGTTCCTCTGTGACGCGCCAACCGCCGAACAGGTCACCTTCGATCAGGCGCAGACTGCCGTCCGGCTGCTCCACCGCGTGGCGCGGACCCTGGGCGGTTCCAATGCGGGCGATGCGGGTCATGAACTCAGCTCCTGTTGTCCGGATCCTGCCGGTGCGCGGTCATCGAAGGCATGTCGGGAAGTTATGCGTTGGATACAGGTGAGGATTCGACCCCACGCGCCACGCGCAAGAGGTCGATCAGCTGTTGGCGCAGCGCCTGAACGCTGGCAGCCTGGGCGGCAAACGGCAGTCGCAGTGCCACGCCGTCGGCAAGCAGGTCGATGCCGTCGGGGTCGGCGCCCACCAGTGTCGCGTCGCGCGGCTCGTGTCCGAAATAATGTCGGCAGTAGGTTACGACCGCGTCATGGTGGTCATTGTTCATGTGTTCCACGACGCCGGCCTCATCGTCGGCCAGCGGGTTGGCAAGGTCTATTTCATTGGCTTCGATCCAGCCGATTTTGCCGAAGCCGCCGATGAAGCGCAGACGCACCATACTCAGCGTGTAGAAACTGAAATCGTGCGTGTTGGCATAGGCGCGGGCAGCCGGGAAGAAGCGGTAATACCGCTCGGCGTCGGGGCCGGCCTCGGGTGTCGTCAGGGCCCGGGCCTTGGCCAGCCAGGTCAGGCGAGTCCCCGCTTGCGGGTCGGCTGCATCCGCCGGGTCAAACACTGTCAGCGACACGTGTGGATCGGCGCTGATGTTGCGCGTGTGCTCGGCCAGTGTGCTGATGTAGATGACCGGTTGGCCGGCGGTACCCAGCACATAGGGCGTAACGGATCCGAACGGATAGCCGGGAACGCTCCGTGACTGGGTGCCGAGCACGCCATAGCGACAGCTGCGCAGGAACTCGCCGGCGGTGCGTGTGCGGGACACTAGAACTCCACGGGTTCGGGCAGGGCCGTCACGTCGACCTTGACGTCGATGGAATGGCTGTCACCGCCGCCATAGATGACGCCTTTGAGCGGCGCCACGTCGCTGTAATCGCGCCCCCAGGCGGTCGTGACATGGCGGCCAGCCGGTTGCAGGTTGTTGGTGGGATCCCAGTCCTGCCAGCCGGTACCAGGCAGGTAGACCTGTAACCAGGCATGAGAAGCATCAGCACCTTCCAGTTTGGGCTGGCCGGGGGGTGGCTGGGTTTCAAGATAGCCGCTTACGTAGCGCGCTGCCAGCCCCAGGCTGCGCAGACAACCGATGGCCAGGTGCGCGAAATCCTGGCACACGCCGCGGCGTTGTTCCAGCACTTCGAGCACCGGCGTGGTGATGTCGGTCGCCGTCGGGTCGTAGGTGAAGTCCTGGTGGATGCGGGCCACCAGTTCTGCGACCGACTGGGTCAGCGGCCGGCGGGCGGCGAAGCTGGGCGCGGCATAGTCGCGTAGCGGCGCCGCCGCACGCACCAGGGGGGAGTCCAGGCAGAACTGGGCCGCGTCCAGTGTGTCCCAGTCGCCGGCCTGGGCGAGCCGCTGGGCGGCCTCCTGCCAGTCAACATCATCGGCAAGGGCCAGCTGCCAGCGCTGTACCAGGAGTCGTACTTCGCTGGTGGCGGTGATGGTGACCGCCTGATGCGAGTCGAGAATGGCGAAATAGCTCGCGGTGTTGCCGAAGAAATCCTGCCGGTCACGGTAGTCGCTGCACGGTGGGTCGATGTCAAGACTGGCCGCGACCAGGGCCTGGCCGGCGAAGCTGCGCGGCAACAGGTGTGCCTCGTTGTGGCTGCTGGCCACCGGCTCGACATACTGGTAGCGCGTGGTATGGACGATGCGGTAGTTCACGATGGCTCGGCCGGAACCTGCAACAGCGAATGCGGCACCAACGGTGGCTGGAAATGCGCGATCGCAATGGCGTCGGACAGCTCCCGCAGCAGGTATTCGCCGCGACCCAGGAACTGGTCCAGGGCCGGTCGGTCGAGCCCGGTCGCAATGTCCAGCTCAGCCAGATCCAGCAGGCGCAGCCGGCTGGCCACTTCCAGCGCGAGCCTTCCGCTGGCGTCCAGCTGCGCGTTATCGACGGGGCGAGGCAACGCAGCCAGGTGTTGTTCGATTCCCTGCACCTGACACATCATGCCGCGCGGCTGACGT encodes:
- a CDS encoding glutathione S-transferase family protein, giving the protein MKLYGAAYSRAGRCVWMLEEIGQPYEHVGTSPRGESRTPEMLKLNPNGHVPVLDDNGYIIWESLAINQYLAEKTGALWPAGVQAHGQVAQWSLWAMTEAESHLVTMLMNMMFLPEAQRNPAAVEQARTSLGTPMQVLDNHLANRAYLLGADFNVADLNVCSVLGLAALLQYDLSPYANVSAWVGRCMSRPAAQRYQQKAQEAMSKMG
- a CDS encoding TetR/AcrR family transcriptional regulator; the encoded protein is MTTNPPPKTCAAAALRVLRAAAEIFSSLGYDAASISVIADRAGVSKANIFHHFKNKAALYQEVLKTACQSFTEAVDAVTQWDGDTPERLSEYARQRLCAYIEDPMSSRLVLRALTSDQGDGDIEPVRADFSNNFHRLVEIIRAGQTGGQLRADVNPALLALLINASNVFYAQTRPFLRHFADIDFADDPKRYNVMMMDILLRGALPG
- a CDS encoding fumarylacetoacetate hydrolase family protein; amino-acid sequence: MTRIARIGTAQGPRHAVEQPDGSLRLIEGDLFGGWRVTEERAPAGSALLSPIVPPTIYCIGLNYRKHAEETGAAIPQYPVLFIKASAALHHPDQPILIPTHAPSHKVDYECELAVVIGRRAKNVRAADALDYVLGYTCANDVSARDWQMEWGGGQFCRGKSFDTFCPLGPVLVTADAIPNPNALDIRTVLNGKTVQAANTSDMIFDVPTLIEFLSADCTLEPGCVILTGTPSGVGAARKPPLWMRPGDEVRIEIDGIGSLHNTVAAS
- a CDS encoding HugZ family protein, giving the protein MSRTRTAGEFLRSCRYGVLGTQSRSVPGYPFGSVTPYVLGTAGQPVIYISTLAEHTRNISADPHVSLTVFDPADAADPQAGTRLTWLAKARALTTPEAGPDAERYYRFFPAARAYANTHDFSFYTLSMVRLRFIGGFGKIGWIEANEIDLANPLADDEAGVVEHMNNDHHDAVVTYCRHYFGHEPRDATLVGADPDGIDLLADGVALRLPFAAQAASVQALRQQLIDLLRVARGVESSPVSNA
- a CDS encoding transglutaminase N-terminal domain-containing protein, giving the protein MNYRIVHTTRYQYVEPVASSHNEAHLLPRSFAGQALVAASLDIDPPCSDYRDRQDFFGNTASYFAILDSHQAVTITATSEVRLLVQRWQLALADDVDWQEAAQRLAQAGDWDTLDAAQFCLDSPLVRAAAPLRDYAAPSFAARRPLTQSVAELVARIHQDFTYDPTATDITTPVLEVLEQRRGVCQDFAHLAIGCLRSLGLAARYVSGYLETQPPPGQPKLEGADASHAWLQVYLPGTGWQDWDPTNNLQPAGRHVTTAWGRDYSDVAPLKGVIYGGGDSHSIDVKVDVTALPEPVEF